In one window of Rhizobium sp. ACO-34A DNA:
- a CDS encoding cation tolerance protein CutA: protein MGSDSAVSSNAAPQGTVVQAGRQQAKIALVTVATSLGIAILTIICSEWLARGSLTDISDYMLSPSRPGLVAAGVIFLLLLAGDALFGRAYQSALVIVPLTLLPAFFSGQKQLFLSDPLYPSDLLFGRQIMELLPVMVAAKPFTALGISAATLATIGILVYLFVVSWKRFPRLTGISKLGRLVVALPIIGAFLSLMDATSYSYLRDRLNIIPMMWDQQENYRHNGFLLAFAFNAPMANVSAPEGYGSDAIADIPADRVPASFFSGRHADVIMVMSESLWDPTRLSNVGFSPDPMPTVRASQSGNVFSPEFGGMTANVEFEALTGFSNAFLPYGSIPYQQYVRRPLPSLATFFESKGYTSKAFHPFQSWFWNRGNVYKSLGFDSFASEENMPAMEKRGIFASDEALTREIMRVGDDTAEPFFFFAVTLQGHGPYEANRYASNTIELDEAVLSPQSRSTLATYAQGVREADKSLKTLMEWAKKRRRETIIVLFGDHLPPLGTVYPESGYMPDQVATRRAPLDVMKREHETPLVVWSSKRGVQKDIGSVSPAQLPSLVVKLAGYRHPYYTGVLGRAQERFTVFDRHLLVERNGKTQADWSLNGTTLDPTIRDLRLLQHDMMFGSQFGVERFFPEMTDRLNPES, encoded by the coding sequence ATTGGCTCAGATTCGGCGGTTTCGTCGAACGCCGCCCCGCAGGGCACCGTTGTACAGGCCGGCCGCCAGCAGGCGAAAATTGCGCTTGTCACGGTCGCGACATCTCTCGGAATCGCGATCCTCACCATCATCTGCAGCGAATGGCTCGCACGCGGCAGCCTGACCGACATTTCCGACTACATGCTTTCTCCGAGCCGTCCCGGCCTTGTAGCGGCAGGCGTCATATTCCTGCTGCTGCTCGCTGGTGACGCACTGTTCGGCCGCGCCTATCAGTCAGCGCTCGTCATCGTTCCGCTGACGCTGCTGCCGGCCTTCTTCTCCGGGCAGAAGCAGCTTTTCCTGTCCGACCCGCTCTACCCCAGCGATCTCCTGTTCGGGCGCCAGATCATGGAACTGCTGCCCGTCATGGTCGCGGCAAAGCCGTTCACAGCTCTCGGCATATCCGCCGCAACGCTGGCGACGATCGGTATCCTCGTCTACCTGTTTGTCGTCAGCTGGAAGCGTTTCCCGCGCCTCACCGGTATTTCCAAGCTTGGCCGGCTGGTCGTCGCTCTGCCGATCATCGGCGCCTTCCTGTCCCTGATGGACGCGACCTCCTATTCCTACCTGCGCGACCGGCTGAACATCATTCCCATGATGTGGGACCAGCAGGAAAACTACCGTCATAACGGCTTCCTCCTTGCTTTCGCCTTCAACGCGCCGATGGCCAACGTGTCGGCACCGGAAGGCTATGGCAGCGACGCGATCGCCGACATCCCGGCCGACCGCGTGCCCGCCAGCTTCTTTTCCGGCCGCCATGCCGACGTCATCATGGTGATGAGCGAGTCCCTCTGGGATCCGACCCGCCTTTCCAATGTCGGCTTTTCGCCGGACCCGATGCCAACCGTCCGCGCCAGCCAGTCCGGCAACGTCTTCTCGCCGGAATTCGGCGGCATGACCGCCAACGTGGAATTCGAGGCGCTTACGGGCTTCTCCAATGCCTTCCTCCCCTATGGAAGCATTCCCTACCAGCAGTATGTCCGCCGTCCACTGCCCTCGCTTGCCACCTTCTTCGAATCCAAGGGCTACACCAGCAAGGCCTTCCACCCCTTCCAGAGCTGGTTCTGGAACCGCGGAAACGTCTACAAGTCTCTCGGCTTCGACAGCTTTGCTTCCGAAGAAAACATGCCGGCCATGGAAAAGCGGGGCATCTTCGCCTCCGACGAGGCCCTGACCCGCGAAATCATGCGCGTAGGTGACGATACCGCGGAACCGTTCTTCTTCTTTGCCGTCACCCTTCAGGGACACGGGCCCTACGAGGCGAACCGCTACGCCAGCAACACCATCGAACTGGACGAAGCCGTGCTTTCTCCGCAAAGCCGCAGCACGCTGGCAACCTATGCCCAGGGCGTGCGTGAGGCGGACAAGAGCCTGAAGACACTGATGGAATGGGCGAAGAAGCGTCGCCGCGAAACCATCATCGTGCTGTTCGGCGATCATCTGCCGCCGCTTGGCACTGTCTATCCGGAAAGCGGGTATATGCCGGATCAGGTCGCAACCCGCAGGGCGCCACTCGACGTGATGAAACGCGAGCACGAGACCCCGCTCGTCGTCTGGTCCTCCAAGCGCGGCGTGCAGAAGGACATCGGCTCGGTCAGCCCCGCCCAGCTTCCCTCGCTGGTGGTGAAGCTCGCCGGCTATCGCCATCCCTATTACACCGGTGTTCTAGGCCGGGCGCAGGAACGCTTCACCGTCTTCGACCGCCACCTGCTGGTGGAACGGAATGGCAAGACGCAGGCCGACTGGTCCTTGAACGGTACGACGCTCGATCCCACGATCCGCGACCTGCGGCTCCTGCAGCATGACATGATGTTTGGAAGCCAGTTCGGCGTGGAGCGCTTCTTCCCGGAGATGACCGACCGCCTCAACCCGGAGTCCTGA